A portion of the Lolium rigidum isolate FL_2022 chromosome 1, APGP_CSIRO_Lrig_0.1, whole genome shotgun sequence genome contains these proteins:
- the LOC124657349 gene encoding disease resistance protein PIK6-NP-like — MEIAMGAIGPLLPKFGDLLVGEFTLERRLRKGIESLVTELTLMHAALRKVAKVPPERLDEGVKIWAGKVKELSYQMEDIIDSFMVRVEDHRDPTNPKNRVKKVLKKTINLFKKGKDLHRIYDDLEEAVGQAKQLAELRQRYEQDIRYTGSDVSNDNASVSIDPRVMALYTDVKELVGIEETRDMLINILLEGDDWSKNPLKTISIVGFGGLGKTTLAKVTYDNIKVQFDCHAFVSVSQNPDIKEVLKDILYELDKNKFADIHNAKRDERQLIDMVGDFLTNKRYIIVMDDIWDEKVWQLIKCAFPKKSPGSRLITTTRKVSVSKACCSCSYDIYRMKPLSQNVSRKLFHKRVFSHERGCPRELVQVSEDILQKCGGIPLAIVTIASLLASNRHIKANDQWYELLNSIGRGLTEDRSVEEMNKILLFSYYDLPSYLKPCLLYLSIFPEDHKIMRDKLVWKWISEGFVYSEKQETSLYELGDSYFNELVNRSMIQPIGIDDEEKVEACSVHDMVLDLICSLSIGQNFVTVLDGTERKMANSQSKVHILSIQDFKVNVATTRMARVRSLTVCPNIVVSQVLDIPNFPVLRVLDLEGCPISDIGYVGSLLHLRYLGLKDTNLEKIPVDICKLRFLQTMDLRNTRIKELPSSVVRLRHLMCLFVDNHMELPPGIGNLTSLEVLDRLKKPRGNLNLHIVKELGHLTKLRVVRFEMMDLSESMNEAFVESLNNLHNLESLYLNALGGLVDLTREVWVPPRQLRRLICQLQVFPFLKLPAWINPSSLPLLSYLDIWVHGVQPQDIQLLGMLPALRYLGLGDDDNFSGQNVVQMYVVTADGFPCATQLCFTNIAAVPSIFPEGAAPRLEQLEFAFPATWVSRGGFDLGMGHLPSLEIVSVNLFCIEASEQEMENAEAALIAAEEDHPNRPFVCARCVLRVLAFRFGCLKNLTNETEVLILSTD; from the exons ATGGAGATCGCCATGGGGGCTATCGGCCCTCTTCTTCCAAAGTTTGGCGACCTGCTCGTCGGTGAGTTCACCTTGGAGAGGCGGTTGAGGAAAGGCATTGAGTCTCTCGTGACAGAGTTGACGTTGATGCATGCTGCTCTTCGGAAGGTGGCAAAAGTGCCACCGGAACGGCTCGATGAGGGGGTGAAGATTTGGGCAGGAAAGGTGAAGGAGTTGTCCTACCAAATGGAGGACATCATTGACTCCTTCATGGTACGTGTGGAGGATCATCGCGATCCTACCAATCCAAAAAACAGAGTCAAGAAGGTACTCAAGAAGACTATCAACCTATTCAAGAAAGGGAAGGATCTCCACCGAATTTACGATGATCTAGAAGAGGCGGTGGGTCAAGCAAAGCAGTTGGCTGAGCTACGTCAAAGGTACGAACAAGATATCCGCTACACCGGCTCTGATGTTAGCAATGACAACGCGAGTGTTAGCATTGACCCTCGCGTGATGGCTCTGTACACGGATGTGAAGGAGCTCGTCGGCATTGAAGAAACAAGAGACATGTTGATTAACATACTGCTTGAAGGTGATGACTGGTCCAAGAATCCATTGAAGACGATCTCTATTGTTGGATTTGGTGGGTTAGGCAAGACAACTCTTGCCAAAGTGACGTATGACAATATCAAAGTACAATTTGATTGTCATGCTTTTGTTTCGGTTTCTCAAAATCCTGACATAAAGGAAGTTTTGAAGGATATTCTGTATGAACTTGACAAGAACAAGTTTGCAGACATTCATAATGCAAAAAGGGATGAAAGACAGCTCATCGACATGGTCGGTGATTTCCTTACAAACAAGAG GTACATCATCGTAATGGATGACATATGGGATGAAAAAGTGTGGCAATTAATTAAGTGTGCTTTTCCTAAGAAGAGTCCTGGCAGTCGATTGATCACCACAACCCGTAAAGTTAGTGTCTCTAAAGCATGTTGCTCTTGTAGTTATGATATCTACAGAATGAAACCTCTTTCTCAAAATGTATCAAGAAAGCTCTTCCATAAAAGAGTATTTTCCCACGAGAGAGGGTGTCCTCGTGAATTAGTGCAAGTATCTGAAGACATCTTACAAAAATGTGGCGGGATACCATTAGCCATTGTTACTATAGCTAGTCTTCTAGCTAGTAATCGTCACATAAAAGCAAATGACCAATGGTATGAGTTGCTAAATTCCATTGGCCGTGGACTTACAGAAGATCGCAGTGTGGAGGAGATGAATAAGATATTATTGTTCAGCTATTATGATCTGCCTTCTTATTTGAAACCTTGTTTATTATATCTAAGTATCTTTCCAGAAGATCACAAGATTATGAGAGACAAGTTGGTATGGAAATGGATCTCCGAAGGTTTTGTCTATAGTGAAAAACAAGAGACTAGCTTATATGAGCTTGGTGATAGCTACTTCAATGAACTAGTAAATAGAAGTATGATCCAACCAATAGGCATTGATGATGAAGAAAAAGTAGAAGCTTGCAGTGTGCATGACATGGTACTTGATCTCATATGTTCATTGTCGATTGGACAAAATTTTGTTACTGTATTGGATGGTACCGAGAGAAAAATGGCTAATTCGCAGAGCAAGGTTCACATATTATCTATCCAAGATTTCAAGGTGAATGTTGCGACCACTAGGATGGCACGAGTGAGATCACTTACCGTTTGCCCAAATATTGTTGTAAGCCAAGTGTTGGACATTCCAAACTTTCCAGTTCTGCGCGTGTTGGATTTAGAAGGCTGCCCTATCTCAGATATTGGATATGTGGGTAGCTTACTGCATCTGAGGTACCTTGGTCTAAAGGATACTAATCTTGAGAAGATCCCAGTGGACATATGTAAGCTACGGTTTTTGCAAACCATGGACCTAAGAAACACCCGGATAAAAGAGCTGCCGTCGAGTGTTGTTCGACTGAGACATCTCATGTGTCTGTTTGTTGACAATCATATGGAGCTGCCACCTGGGATAGGTAACCTGACTTCCTTAGAAGTGCTGGACAGATTGAAG AAACCTCGAGGCAACTTAAACCTCCATATTGTGAAAGAGCTTGGCCATCTGACCAAGCTGAGAGTGGTCCGATTTGAGATGATGGATCTGAGCGAGAGTATGAATGAAGCTTTTGTAGAGTCCCTAAACAATCTGCACAACCTGGAGAGTCTGTATCTTAACGCCCTCGGTGGACTCGTTGATCTCACACGGGAAGTCTGGGTGCCACCTCGACAACTCCGTCGACTAATCTGTCAGTTACAGGTCTTCCCGTTCCTCAAACTCCCAGCATGGATTAATCCTTCATCGCTTCCCCTTTTATCTTACCTGGATATATGGGTACATGGAGTGCAACCGCAGGACATTCAACTTCTTGGTATGCTGCCCGCTCTTCGGTATCTCGGGCTCGGGGATGATGACAACTTCTCAGGGCAGAATGTAGTACAAATGTACGTTGTTACCGCAGACGGGTTCCCATGTGCGACACAGCTCTGCTTCACTAATATTGCGGCGGTGCCTTCCATATTTCCAGAAGGAGCTGCACCAAGGCTCGAGCAGCTTGAGTTCGCCTTCCCAGCTACGTGGGTCTCCCGTGGCGGCTTTGATTTGGGCATGGGACATCTCCCTTCACTGGAGATAGTCTCGGTTAACCTGTTCTGCATCGAAGCGAGTGAGCAGGAGATGGAAAACGCAGAGGCTGCACTAATCGCCGCAGAGGAGGACCATCCTAACCGTCCCTTCGTATGTGCCCGAT